In one window of Bradyrhizobium diazoefficiens DNA:
- the paaX gene encoding phenylacetic acid degradation operon negative regulatory protein PaaX, which yields MAHPLSRIIDQLKREPSRTGSIIVTMFGDAIVPRGGSVWLGTLLAFFESLDIDAGVVRTAMSRLAADGWLTREKVGRNSFYCLAEKGRETFQAATRHIYDPPPSDWTGRFELLLIGNGEDRDASREALRNAGFGSPLPGVWLAPSGVPVPVEAAGAIRLEVSAEDDSGRRLLSASWPLERTADAYLKFMKTFEPLRAALARGTNLSEADAFTARILLIHYYRRVVLRDPLLPESLLPADWPRRAARELCGEIYRALLAPSEQWLDSHGTNEKGALPPARKLLEKRFGG from the coding sequence ATGGCGCATCCGTTGTCCCGCATCATCGATCAGCTCAAGCGCGAGCCGTCGCGCACCGGCTCGATCATTGTCACCATGTTCGGCGATGCCATTGTGCCGCGCGGCGGTTCGGTGTGGCTCGGCACGCTGCTGGCGTTCTTCGAGAGCCTCGACATCGATGCGGGTGTGGTGCGCACGGCGATGTCGCGCCTCGCTGCCGATGGCTGGTTGACGCGCGAAAAGGTCGGCCGCAACAGCTTCTATTGTCTTGCAGAGAAGGGCCGCGAGACGTTCCAGGCCGCGACGCGCCACATCTACGATCCGCCGCCGTCGGACTGGACCGGCCGCTTCGAGCTGCTGCTGATCGGCAATGGGGAGGACCGCGACGCCTCGCGCGAAGCCTTGCGCAATGCCGGCTTCGGCAGCCCGCTGCCGGGCGTCTGGCTCGCTCCGTCAGGCGTGCCGGTGCCGGTGGAAGCTGCGGGTGCCATCCGACTTGAAGTCTCGGCTGAGGATGACAGCGGCCGACGCCTGCTCAGCGCAAGCTGGCCGCTGGAGCGGACCGCCGACGCCTATCTGAAATTCATGAAGACGTTCGAGCCGCTTCGCGCTGCGCTCGCGCGCGGCACGAATTTGTCCGAGGCGGATGCCTTCACCGCGCGCATCCTGCTGATCCACTATTACCGCCGCGTGGTGCTGCGCGATCCCCTGTTGCCTGAAAGCCTGCTGCCGGCGGATTGGCCGCGCAGGGCCGCGCGAGAGCTCTGTGGCGAGATCTACCGCGCGCTGCTTGCTCCGTCCGAACAATGGCTTGATAGCCATGGAACGAATGAAAAGGGGGCGCTCCCGCCGGCCCGAAAACTCCTGGAAAAGAGATTTGGGGGCTGA
- a CDS encoding IS4 family transposase, giving the protein MNERVTVDKMVIRARARLREIAAGRHVLAIQDTSEINYEAKRGRKRDLGRVGNGRDVGLFVHPVLTVDAETGHCLGLADVQVWRRFKTKAADYRKQPIEEKESYRWVKGPRRAKWGLTKASMITVIDDREGDIYEKWARLPDRRTHLLSRACRDRATTGDRALFATMAALPEQHRLAIDLPARAGKRQARQAQLAVRFGTVVVCRPASCSDPHAPRQIELSAVEVREIDPPSGEEPVLWRLLTTHDVETVEQAVTVIGWYRQRWHVEQLFRTVKRQGLDLEASVLAEGAALEKLAVIALIAACQTMQLVLARASLDDSQPASHVFDDREMQVLSALQERLRGRTAKQQNPHIPSSLAWAGWTIARLGGWTGYESDKSNGPITMRDGLERFRAIAQGFFLAKNVCPS; this is encoded by the coding sequence ATGAATGAGCGGGTCACGGTCGACAAGATGGTGATCCGCGCGCGAGCGCGTCTGCGTGAGATTGCGGCCGGCCGGCACGTCCTGGCGATCCAGGATACCAGCGAGATCAACTATGAGGCCAAGCGAGGGCGCAAGCGCGATCTCGGCCGGGTGGGCAATGGCCGTGACGTCGGCCTGTTCGTGCATCCCGTTCTGACGGTTGATGCAGAAACAGGTCACTGTCTGGGCCTGGCCGACGTGCAGGTCTGGCGCCGCTTTAAAACCAAGGCCGCCGACTATCGCAAGCAGCCGATTGAGGAAAAGGAATCCTATCGATGGGTGAAGGGCCCGCGGCGGGCCAAATGGGGCCTGACCAAGGCGAGCATGATCACAGTGATCGACGATCGCGAAGGAGACATTTATGAGAAGTGGGCTCGCCTGCCGGATCGTCGCACGCATCTGTTGAGCCGCGCGTGCCGGGATCGTGCAACAACAGGCGACCGCGCTCTGTTTGCGACCATGGCGGCACTGCCCGAGCAACATCGCTTGGCGATCGATCTGCCGGCGCGGGCAGGCAAGCGCCAGGCTCGTCAAGCGCAGTTGGCGGTGCGGTTCGGAACGGTCGTCGTCTGTCGGCCAGCATCCTGCTCCGATCCCCACGCGCCGCGCCAAATTGAACTCTCCGCGGTCGAAGTCCGCGAGATTGATCCGCCGAGCGGCGAGGAACCTGTCCTGTGGCGTTTGCTGACCACCCATGATGTCGAAACTGTCGAACAGGCTGTCACGGTGATCGGCTGGTACCGCCAGCGCTGGCATGTCGAACAATTGTTCAGGACCGTGAAGCGCCAAGGCCTTGATCTCGAGGCGAGCGTTCTTGCCGAAGGCGCGGCGCTGGAAAAGCTCGCCGTTATCGCTCTCATCGCCGCGTGCCAAACCATGCAACTCGTGCTCGCGCGCGCCTCGCTCGACGATAGCCAACCTGCCTCGCACGTCTTTGACGATCGCGAAATGCAGGTTCTATCGGCCTTGCAGGAACGTTTGCGGGGCCGCACCGCCAAACAGCAAAATCCCCATATACCAAGCAGCCTTGCTTGGGCCGGCTGGACCATCGCCCGCCTCGGTGGCTGGACCGGTTACGAGAGCGACAAATCCAACGGCCCAATCACAATGCGCGACGGGCTCGAACGCTTCCGAGCCATCGCCCAAGGCTTCTTCCTCGCCAAAAATGTGTGCCCAAGCTAG
- a CDS encoding triacylglycerol lipase → MTATAQTLRPPSRTLMFLEGRAIHEFGAFLGALPLLSLAPRGDGHPVLVLPGLVASDASTRALRTFLTSKGYAVSGWRQGRNYGLREGVQHAMVDLVEELSDKHGRKISLVGWSLGGLYARQLAKMMPDRVRQVITLGSPFAGDPHSTNAWRVYEWASGRKSDEVDPQFGGELAVPPPVPTTAIFSRTDGVCAWQGCMEKAGAQTESIEVDSSHCGMGHHPAVVYAVADRLAQKEGQWQPFDRSGWRSLAYPDPHR, encoded by the coding sequence ATGACCGCTACCGCCCAGACGCTGCGTCCGCCGTCCCGTACCCTGATGTTTCTGGAGGGGCGCGCGATCCATGAGTTTGGCGCATTCCTCGGCGCGTTGCCGCTGCTGAGCCTCGCGCCGCGCGGCGACGGGCATCCTGTGCTGGTGCTGCCGGGCCTTGTGGCCTCCGACGCGTCAACGCGCGCGCTGCGCACATTTCTGACCAGCAAGGGCTATGCGGTGAGCGGCTGGCGCCAGGGCCGCAATTACGGCCTGCGCGAGGGCGTGCAGCACGCCATGGTCGATCTGGTCGAGGAGCTCAGCGACAAGCATGGCCGCAAGATCAGCCTGGTCGGCTGGAGCCTCGGCGGCCTCTACGCCCGCCAGCTCGCCAAGATGATGCCCGATCGCGTGCGCCAGGTGATCACGCTCGGCAGCCCCTTTGCCGGCGATCCTCATTCGACCAATGCCTGGCGCGTCTATGAATGGGCCAGCGGGCGGAAGTCCGACGAGGTCGATCCGCAGTTCGGCGGGGAACTCGCCGTTCCGCCGCCGGTGCCGACCACCGCCATCTTCAGCCGCACCGATGGCGTCTGCGCCTGGCAGGGCTGCATGGAAAAGGCCGGCGCGCAGACCGAAAGCATTGAGGTCGACAGCAGCCATTGCGGCATGGGCCATCACCCCGCCGTCGTCTATGCCGTCGCCGACCGCCTCGCGCAGAAGGAAGGTCAGTGGCAGCCCTTCGATCGCAGCGGCTGGCGCAGCCTGGCCTATCCCGATCCGCACCGGTGA